In Propionispora vibrioides, one genomic interval encodes:
- the hxlB gene encoding 6-phospho-3-hexuloisomerase, protein MKGWVTMSYRETYQTILEECETALGKVKEDDVKQFIELLLEAEKVFFIGVGRVKLAVEAFAKRLAHLGIATYIVGQITEPAMTDKDMLVVASGSGESLVPVAIARKAKQIGGKVVHLGSNPQSSLAPITDLMVRIPVQTKLYLADEIQSQQPMSSLFEQTLLLLGDTIAKMIVEKEQIELKSLWQFHANLE, encoded by the coding sequence GTGAAAGGATGGGTGACTATGAGTTACCGGGAGACGTATCAAACGATTCTGGAAGAATGCGAAACGGCACTGGGAAAAGTGAAGGAAGACGATGTGAAGCAATTTATTGAGCTGCTGCTAGAGGCAGAGAAGGTCTTTTTCATTGGTGTCGGCAGAGTGAAGCTGGCGGTGGAAGCCTTTGCCAAACGGCTGGCTCATTTGGGCATTGCTACTTATATTGTCGGTCAGATTACTGAACCGGCGATGACCGATAAGGATATGCTGGTAGTGGCATCAGGCAGCGGCGAATCGCTGGTTCCGGTAGCTATTGCCCGTAAGGCAAAACAAATCGGTGGCAAAGTCGTTCACCTGGGATCTAATCCACAAAGTTCATTGGCACCGATTACCGATTTGATGGTGAGAATTCCCGTCCAGACCAAGCTGTATTTAGCCGATGAAATCCAGTCCCAGCAGCCCATGTCGAGTTTGTTTGAACAAACGCTGCTGCTTTTGGGCGATACCATTGCCAAAATGATTGTGGAAAAAGAACAAATTGAGCTTAAAAGTCTGTGGCAGTTTCATGCCAATTTAGAATAG
- a CDS encoding mannitol-1-phosphate 5-dehydrogenase encodes MKAVHFGAGNIGRGFIGSLLHHSGYAVTFVDVNKTLVQALREKKSYEVVFIDEQDGREVISGVSALDAGEEQAVIEAIVKADLITTAVFVTMLDHIAGAIVKGLRERIKKNQKPLHIMACENAINASSVLKAAVYRQLTPAEQQAVEGVIGFPNVAIDRQAINRQQGEITTAYVERFYEMTVNESQLIDGIKPLQNVSYVRDLEPYIERKLFLVNAAHAITAYMGYLYQCATIQQALEQPEILTVVNRALAETACLLQVKHGFSPVELQTYIQTLLRRFANPLLSDQIARVARSPLRKLGMNERLVGPARQLLARNLPAEYVSMGIAAALLYDAEQDEEAEQLQIYLRDNGLEQTLLHYSGLDKEEPLLNLIKAKLDELRKLTGRTGRI; translated from the coding sequence ATGAAGGCGGTGCATTTCGGCGCAGGCAATATTGGGCGTGGTTTTATCGGCAGCCTGCTGCACCATTCGGGCTATGCGGTTACTTTTGTCGATGTTAACAAAACGTTGGTGCAGGCCTTGCGTGAGAAGAAAAGCTATGAAGTGGTATTCATTGATGAACAGGACGGCAGGGAAGTCATTTCCGGTGTTTCGGCTCTTGATGCCGGTGAGGAACAGGCAGTTATTGAGGCCATTGTCAAGGCTGATTTGATTACCACGGCAGTATTTGTGACCATGCTGGACCATATTGCCGGTGCCATTGTCAAGGGCTTGCGGGAAAGAATAAAGAAAAATCAAAAGCCCTTGCATATTATGGCCTGTGAAAACGCGATTAACGCCAGTTCGGTTTTAAAAGCGGCGGTTTACCGGCAGCTTACACCGGCAGAACAACAGGCGGTTGAAGGAGTAATCGGCTTTCCTAATGTAGCCATTGACCGGCAGGCGATAAACAGGCAACAAGGAGAGATAACGACAGCCTATGTGGAACGGTTTTATGAAATGACCGTTAATGAAAGTCAGTTGATTGACGGTATAAAACCGCTGCAGAATGTCAGCTATGTGCGGGATCTGGAACCATATATTGAAAGAAAGCTGTTTTTAGTCAATGCCGCCCATGCCATAACAGCGTATATGGGTTATTTATACCAGTGTGCAACCATCCAACAGGCGTTGGAGCAGCCGGAAATTCTAACCGTTGTAAACCGGGCGTTGGCGGAGACCGCTTGCCTGTTACAGGTGAAACACGGATTTTCCCCGGTAGAGTTACAAACGTATATTCAAACGTTACTGCGGCGGTTTGCCAATCCTTTATTATCTGACCAGATAGCAAGAGTGGCCCGCTCACCCCTTCGTAAGCTGGGAATGAATGAGCGCCTTGTTGGTCCGGCCAGGCAACTGCTAGCCAGAAATCTGCCGGCCGAGTATGTAAGTATGGGGATTGCGGCTGCTTTGCTGTATGATGCGGAGCAGGATGAGGAAGCGGAACAATTGCAAATCTATTTGAGGGACAACGGTCTGGAGCAAACTTTGCTACACTACAGCGGTTTGGACAAGGAAGAGCCCCTGCTGAATTTGATTAAAGCAAAACTGGATGAGTTACGGAAATTAACGGGAAGGACTGGCAGGATATAA
- the phnD gene encoding phosphate/phosphite/phosphonate ABC transporter substrate-binding protein, which translates to MQTKLIGCFVTVLIVTGVLAAVIAQQASFFWSVGVVICLATVAGVILSRLSPEEAREVPVASERKEAVVPQDETIDMYGIAESLSFISQQLAWVVGQSSTALKKMTNMSHDIARESETTASSAEETSAGVEEIAANSAVVANASQAALEQCQESCSLTVHNQREIVKSSNSMLEVAEVVQDSVVAMDELIAASQKIGEFVGKIQGIASQTNLLALNAAIEAARAGEAGRGFAVVAEEVRKLSGESEAVSREIEETVKDITAKTQAATASMQSGKTKIEGIGQMAKASAEGMQVVVGRVQQIEETVAKLCQLSTDQQRTTGQMATAVESIGSATVEIAGGTQEALQSIAQQEKSMEEILSHAKQMTATVDKIQEVAVHFKKANELVFGFNPFTNPQNIKENYTPLLEAVGRKLGLQVRVIIVSDYDSLGRSLLHNTIDLGWFSPFAYVSAKSKGNVTPLVTTVVNNNASYVGYIVARKDSDIQSLEHLRNKRFAFVDKQSASGYIYPRAMLLQAGKDPEHFFSESVFLGSHNRVIEAVLDGTVDAGGTYSEAVDAAKLAGRPVDNLRILTKTEPIPKDAIAARPGLEPEIIRQIQQALMAMTAQGEMGAIMKRSGLTGFIEAKDEYYDVIRKVANSSR; encoded by the coding sequence TTGCAGACGAAATTGATCGGCTGTTTTGTTACGGTTTTAATTGTTACGGGAGTGTTGGCTGCTGTTATAGCGCAACAAGCGAGCTTTTTTTGGTCTGTTGGTGTAGTCATTTGCCTGGCAACCGTGGCAGGTGTCATCTTGTCCCGGCTTTCGCCTGAAGAAGCCAGGGAAGTTCCTGTAGCGTCAGAGCGCAAAGAAGCTGTTGTGCCCCAGGACGAAACGATTGATATGTATGGAATTGCGGAATCATTGTCTTTTATTTCCCAACAATTGGCCTGGGTTGTCGGCCAAAGCAGCACAGCCTTAAAAAAGATGACGAACATGTCCCATGACATTGCCCGGGAAAGTGAAACGACCGCCAGCAGTGCCGAGGAAACTTCGGCGGGGGTAGAGGAAATCGCCGCCAATTCGGCTGTAGTTGCCAATGCTTCCCAAGCGGCGCTGGAGCAATGTCAAGAGTCCTGTAGCTTGACGGTGCATAATCAGCGGGAAATTGTCAAATCCAGCAATAGTATGCTGGAGGTGGCAGAGGTGGTGCAGGACTCGGTAGTGGCGATGGATGAATTAATTGCAGCGTCACAAAAAATCGGTGAATTTGTCGGCAAAATCCAGGGCATTGCCAGCCAGACCAATTTATTGGCCTTGAATGCGGCTATTGAAGCGGCTAGAGCCGGTGAAGCCGGGCGTGGCTTTGCGGTGGTTGCCGAAGAGGTACGGAAATTATCCGGGGAAAGTGAAGCGGTAAGCCGGGAAATTGAGGAAACGGTAAAAGATATTACCGCCAAGACGCAGGCTGCCACAGCCAGTATGCAAAGCGGCAAGACAAAAATTGAAGGAATCGGGCAGATGGCCAAAGCTTCGGCCGAAGGGATGCAGGTGGTCGTGGGACGGGTTCAGCAGATTGAGGAAACGGTAGCCAAGCTGTGCCAGCTTTCTACAGATCAGCAAAGAACCACCGGTCAAATGGCCACTGCTGTGGAAAGCATCGGCTCGGCCACCGTGGAAATCGCCGGCGGCACGCAGGAGGCGCTGCAGAGCATTGCCCAGCAGGAAAAAAGCATGGAAGAAATTCTGTCCCATGCCAAGCAGATGACGGCTACGGTGGATAAAATTCAGGAAGTGGCTGTTCACTTTAAAAAGGCAAATGAATTGGTGTTCGGGTTTAATCCTTTTACTAACCCTCAGAATATTAAGGAAAACTATACGCCGCTGTTGGAAGCGGTGGGGCGGAAACTGGGCCTCCAGGTTCGTGTCATTATCGTTTCCGACTACGATTCGCTGGGGCGGTCTTTATTGCATAATACCATCGATTTAGGCTGGTTTTCTCCCTTTGCCTATGTTTCGGCCAAATCGAAAGGCAATGTGACCCCCTTGGTTACCACGGTAGTCAATAACAATGCATCCTATGTCGGATACATTGTTGCCCGCAAGGACAGTGATATTCAGTCGCTGGAACACCTGCGCAATAAACGGTTTGCCTTTGTGGACAAGCAATCGGCTTCCGGTTATATTTATCCCCGGGCGATGCTGCTACAGGCTGGTAAGGATCCGGAACACTTCTTTAGTGAATCGGTGTTCCTTGGCAGCCACAACCGGGTTATCGAGGCCGTCCTGGACGGAACGGTTGATGCCGGCGGGACCTATTCGGAAGCGGTCGATGCCGCGAAACTTGCCGGCCGGCCGGTGGACAATCTGCGCATTCTCACCAAGACGGAACCTATCCCCAAGGACGCCATTGCAGCACGTCCGGGCCTGGAGCCGGAAATTATACGGCAGATACAGCAAGCCCTGATGGCGATGACGGCACAAGGCGAAATGGGAGCAATTATGAAACGCAGCGGGCTGACTGGATTTATTGAAGCGAAAGACGAGTACTATGATGTGATCAGAAAGGTCGCCAATAGCAGCCGGTAA
- a CDS encoding amino acid permease has translation MKRESALQEELHRGLEERHIQLIALGGAIGVGLFLGSGAAIKTAGPSLMLVYVLAGLIMFYIMRALGEVAVAYPVSGSFSAHAHIFLGPVYGYITGWTYWFMWVVTCMAEITAVGVYVTYWLPEVPQWIPALLALVAMTGVNIISVRAFGEFEFWFALIKIVTILAMIVIGAGMILFGLGNGGVAIGISNLWVNQGFFPHGVEGMAMACVMVMFSYLGIELVGVTAGEAKNPEKSLPAAIDKVFWRILIFYVGALFVIMSLYPWNQIGTMGSPFVLTFNKLGIRAAAGIINFVVLTAALSSCNSGLFSTGRMLYNLALQDKAPAAFRQLSNDQVPVRGILVSAVFLLIGVVLNYLIPAHVFTYVTSVATFGALWIWGVILLVQKKYRQTLTDEQVGQIKYPMPHTPFSTWAGLVFLLFVVFVMFMDTDTRVALYIAPVWFGLVVASYYGLGMNKKDDLAELK, from the coding sequence ATGAAAAGGGAAAGTGCTTTGCAGGAAGAACTGCATCGCGGTCTGGAGGAGCGGCATATTCAGTTGATCGCGCTGGGCGGAGCCATCGGTGTTGGCTTATTTCTAGGCTCAGGGGCCGCCATCAAGACGGCCGGACCGTCTTTGATGCTAGTGTACGTGCTGGCGGGACTTATTATGTTTTATATTATGCGGGCTTTAGGCGAAGTAGCTGTTGCTTATCCGGTCTCCGGTTCGTTCAGCGCCCATGCCCATATTTTTTTAGGACCGGTGTATGGCTATATTACCGGCTGGACTTACTGGTTTATGTGGGTGGTTACCTGTATGGCTGAAATTACCGCCGTCGGAGTGTATGTGACTTACTGGCTGCCGGAAGTACCGCAGTGGATTCCGGCGCTGTTGGCGCTTGTGGCAATGACCGGTGTAAATATCATCAGCGTCCGTGCTTTTGGAGAGTTTGAGTTCTGGTTTGCGCTGATCAAGATAGTTACCATCCTGGCGATGATTGTCATTGGAGCGGGTATGATTCTATTTGGCCTGGGCAATGGCGGTGTGGCGATCGGCATATCCAATCTCTGGGTTAATCAGGGTTTTTTCCCTCATGGGGTGGAAGGGATGGCGATGGCCTGTGTAATGGTCATGTTTTCCTATCTGGGTATTGAACTGGTCGGCGTAACAGCCGGCGAAGCGAAAAATCCGGAAAAGTCGTTGCCTGCCGCCATTGATAAGGTGTTTTGGCGTATCCTGATTTTTTATGTTGGTGCGCTGTTTGTCATCATGTCGCTGTATCCCTGGAACCAAATCGGCACGATGGGCAGTCCCTTTGTGCTTACCTTTAATAAGCTTGGCATCCGGGCGGCTGCCGGTATCATTAATTTCGTGGTCCTTACGGCTGCACTTTCCTCTTGCAACAGCGGACTGTTCAGTACCGGCCGGATGCTGTATAATCTGGCTTTGCAGGACAAAGCGCCTGCCGCTTTCCGTCAGTTGAGCAACGACCAGGTACCGGTACGGGGGATTCTGGTTTCGGCCGTTTTTTTGCTGATTGGCGTGGTGCTTAATTATTTGATCCCGGCTCATGTATTCACCTATGTTACCAGTGTGGCCACCTTTGGAGCACTTTGGATCTGGGGGGTAATCCTGCTGGTTCAGAAAAAATACCGGCAGACATTGACTGACGAACAGGTCGGGCAGATTAAGTACCCAATGCCGCACACGCCATTTTCCACCTGGGCCGGGCTGGTATTCTTGCTTTTTGTCGTCTTTGTCATGTTTATGGATACCGACACCCGTGTCGCCCTGTATATTGCTCCAGTCTGGTTCGGACTGGTTGTTGCATCGTACTATGGTCTGGGGATGAATAAAAAGGACGATCTGGCGGAGCTGAAGTAG
- a CDS encoding outer membrane beta-barrel protein gives MKKMLGILCGLMLATTAVCSASPMPSYSLGHVSLDLNMGSPDLSSDNGKVDGKQNVGYALTVGVGFGYAGQYTYNDFKTDNPLHGSSDIKAQQLLLVNNMIDTIANVSLFGGVTQTQADGGSKRNGVVVGVAGSLPIAPKTKAYGVLSTGTRVSGYELGLSYSMTDNAKLNLGYRDTKYKGVIFNDDTKSDVTAKGLVGGVTLSL, from the coding sequence ATGAAAAAAATGCTAGGTATTCTGTGCGGGCTGATGCTTGCTACTACTGCGGTTTGCAGCGCCAGTCCCATGCCGAGTTATTCTTTGGGCCATGTATCGCTTGATCTGAATATGGGTTCCCCGGATTTGTCCAGCGACAATGGAAAAGTGGACGGTAAACAAAATGTCGGTTACGCGCTTACCGTTGGGGTTGGTTTTGGCTACGCCGGTCAGTATACATACAATGATTTTAAAACCGATAACCCGTTGCATGGCAGCAGCGACATCAAAGCGCAGCAGCTCTTACTGGTCAATAACATGATTGACACCATTGCCAACGTATCTTTATTTGGCGGTGTGACGCAGACCCAGGCGGACGGAGGCTCCAAACGTAATGGGGTTGTTGTAGGAGTAGCCGGCAGCCTGCCGATTGCGCCTAAGACTAAAGCTTACGGTGTTCTAAGCACCGGCACCCGTGTTTCCGGTTATGAATTGGGACTTAGCTACAGCATGACGGATAATGCAAAACTGAACCTGGGTTACCGTGATACCAAATATAAGGGAGTCATCTTTAACGACGACACGAAGAGCGACGTTACGGCCAAAGGTCTGGTCGGCGGCGTGACGCTTTCCTTATAA
- a CDS encoding bacteriohemerythrin produces the protein MTFKVWNDNFSVNNPTMDADHQKMTELIGHLHELVTLQQNQSLISLLLNELVQHAESHFCREEQFLREIDSSDLEIQSIQHELYLEKVRECRAYIERGEYSKARQIVPFLNNWFLYHVETVDMKYKQ, from the coding sequence ATGACATTCAAAGTTTGGAATGACAACTTTAGTGTAAATAATCCCACTATGGATGCCGATCACCAGAAGATGACGGAGCTGATTGGCCATCTACATGAGCTAGTGACTTTGCAGCAGAACCAGAGTCTGATCAGCCTGTTGCTAAATGAGCTTGTCCAGCATGCCGAGAGTCATTTTTGTCGTGAGGAACAGTTTTTGCGGGAAATAGATAGCAGTGATCTGGAGATACAGTCCATACAACACGAACTGTATCTGGAAAAGGTCAGGGAATGCAGAGCCTACATTGAGAGAGGCGAGTATAGCAAGGCCAGACAAATAGTTCCGTTTCTTAATAATTGGTTCCTGTATCATGTGGAAACAGTCGATATGAAATATAAACAATAA